A single window of Rhizobium indicum DNA harbors:
- a CDS encoding helix-turn-helix domain-containing protein yields the protein MDSLITAAARALATGDALGALKRVALRDDAPALALRGIAMAQLGDLVRAKALLKSAARAFGPREAMARARCVVAEAEIALVSRDLTWPTKALEAARKVLEAHGDRVNAAHARNVELRRLVLVGRLDEAERALETLDPTPLPPAARAAHELVVAGIAIRRLQTKAARAALDRARQAAREAGMPVLTAEVENAARVLSAPVARLISRWRESPLLLEEVEELLGSGTLVVDACRHVVRDDQLSVSLATRPVLFTLARTLAEAWPADVARGTLIARAFRGKHADESHRARLRVEIGRLRAELRALAEVSATKRGFALSPRRAGETAVLAPLVEGQHGAVLAFLADGEAWSSSALAIALGASPRTVQRALDSLAEEGKVQSFGRGRARRWMSPPLPGFPTILLLPGPLPSD from the coding sequence ATGGACTCGCTGATCACGGCGGCGGCGCGAGCGCTGGCAACAGGCGATGCGCTCGGCGCGCTGAAGCGGGTGGCGCTGCGCGACGATGCGCCGGCGCTGGCGCTGCGCGGCATTGCGATGGCGCAGCTCGGCGATCTCGTCCGCGCCAAGGCGCTGTTGAAGAGTGCGGCGCGTGCTTTCGGTCCGAGGGAGGCGATGGCGCGGGCCCGCTGCGTGGTCGCCGAGGCCGAGATCGCGCTGGTCTCGCGCGATCTCACCTGGCCGACCAAAGCGCTGGAGGCGGCGCGCAAGGTGCTCGAAGCGCATGGCGACAGGGTCAATGCCGCCCATGCCAGGAATGTCGAGCTTCGCCGGCTGGTGCTGGTCGGCCGGCTCGACGAGGCCGAGCGGGCACTGGAAACGCTCGACCCGACGCCGCTGCCGCCGGCGGCAAGGGCTGCCCACGAGTTGGTGGTCGCGGGTATCGCGATCCGGCGCCTGCAGACGAAAGCGGCGCGTGCGGCGCTTGACCGGGCGAGGCAGGCGGCGCGCGAGGCCGGTATGCCGGTATTGACGGCGGAGGTGGAAAATGCCGCCCGCGTGCTCAGCGCGCCCGTGGCGCGGCTGATCTCGCGCTGGCGGGAAAGCCCGCTGCTGCTCGAGGAGGTGGAAGAGCTGCTAGGTTCGGGCACGCTCGTCGTCGATGCCTGCCGCCATGTCGTGCGCGACGATCAGCTTTCGGTGTCGCTGGCAACGCGGCCGGTGCTCTTCACGCTCGCCCGGACGCTTGCCGAAGCTTGGCCGGCAGATGTGGCACGGGGCACACTCATCGCGCGTGCCTTCCGCGGCAAACATGCCGATGAATCGCACCGTGCCCGGCTGCGCGTCGAGATCGGCCGGCTGCGTGCCGAGCTGCGGGCGCTCGCCGAGGTCTCGGCGACGAAACGCGGCTTTGCGCTTTCGCCGCGCCGTGCCGGAGAGACCGCCGTACTGGCGCCGCTGGTCGAAGGCCAGCACGGGGCGGTGCTCGCCTTTCTCGCCGATGGCGAGGCGTGGTCGAGTTCGGCGCTGGCGATTGCGCTCGGTGCCAGCCCGCGCACAGTGCAGCGGGCGCTGGATTCACTTGCGGAGGAGGGCAAGGTGCAATCCTTCGGGCGCGGGCGGGCGCGGCGCTGGATGAGCCCGCCGCTGCCCGGTTTCCCGACGATCTTGTTACTCCCGGGACCTCTGCCAAGCGACTAG
- a CDS encoding PQQ-binding-like beta-propeller repeat protein has product MKKSAATIIREYGPFPGAERVNGVTFDGEHVWFASGDRLNALDPASGEVVRSIEVASHAGTAFDGEFLYQIAEDVIHKIDPKTGRIVSTIPAPGNGGDSGLAWAEGSLWVGQHRGRRIHQIDPETGKILRTIESNRVVTGVTWVDGQLWHGTWEGDDSDVRRIDPETGEVLERLDMPEGTGVSGLESDGGDCFFCGGGGSGKIRAVRRPGVGPGPAKRE; this is encoded by the coding sequence ATGAAAAAATCGGCTGCGACGATTATCCGTGAATATGGACCCTTTCCAGGCGCCGAGCGCGTCAACGGCGTCACCTTCGATGGTGAGCATGTCTGGTTCGCCTCGGGCGACAGGCTGAACGCGCTCGATCCCGCAAGCGGCGAGGTGGTGCGCTCGATCGAAGTTGCGTCCCATGCCGGTACGGCTTTCGATGGCGAGTTCCTCTATCAGATCGCCGAGGATGTCATTCACAAGATCGACCCGAAGACCGGACGTATCGTTTCCACCATCCCGGCGCCCGGCAATGGCGGCGATTCCGGCCTTGCCTGGGCCGAGGGCTCGCTCTGGGTCGGCCAGCACCGCGGCCGCAGGATCCATCAGATCGACCCGGAAACCGGCAAGATCCTCCGCACCATCGAATCCAACCGCGTCGTGACAGGCGTCACCTGGGTCGACGGCCAGCTCTGGCACGGTACCTGGGAGGGCGATGACAGCGATGTCAGACGCATCGACCCCGAAACCGGCGAGGTGCTGGAGCGGCTCGATATGCCCGAAGGTACCGGCGTCTCAGGCCTCGAATCCGACGGCGGAGACTGCTTCTTCTGCGGCGGTGGCGGCAGCGGCAAGATCCGCGCTGTGCGCCGGCCGGGGGTGGGGCCCGGTCCCGCAAAGCGGGAGTGA
- a CDS encoding autotransporter outer membrane beta-barrel domain-containing protein, translating to MPGVLTIQNGSTLTSTGQARLGIAAGGTGIVTVTGPGSHWNALGPLVLGFQGAGTLNIQNGGQVDAGTTTLGSLGTSSGTLNITGGGTLQAQTLRGGAGASQANFDNGILRATAANATFINGFSGSELNLHAGGLTLDTNGFTVGTDAASGFTGVGGLTVTGGGVFSLLANSIYSGETQIDFGSSLALSGAGAIANSSRVVADGALDVSGAAAPTIQSLAGSGLVQLGAQTLTIANANDTFAGVIAGTGGLTVASGRQTLSGVNTYTGATTVSGGRLAVNGSITSPVTTLGAGILGGTGTIFGDVTNAGVVAPGNSIGTLTISGNYIGSGGTLEIESVLGEDTSATDRLVVTGNTSGTTDVKVINLGGGGAQTVEGIKIVDVAGTSAGTFSLLGDYVFEGDQAVVGGAYAYRLYQGGLSTPADGDWYLRSAVLDPAGTATGLLYAPAVPLYEAYAGVLQSLNEFGTLRQRTGGREVDDGQSAADAGNDEVNDQGKAIWTRIDGTHSHFEPETSTTGTEYDVDSWTLQAGVDGMLRGSGAGVLIGGLSFHVDTASADISSRFGTGDIDTTGYGFDGTLTWYGNSGFYIDTQAGVTWYSSDLKSSTLHTTLTDDNNGFGYGLSVEAGQKIALTNRWSLTPQAQFAYSSVRFDDFTDAYGTAASLDDGDSLTGRLGISADYDSDWKDASGKISRSKLYGIANLYYDFLDGSDVDVSGTKLISENQALWAGLGMGGSLNWADDRYAAYGEAFARTSLKDFGDSNAFGAKVGFSVKW from the coding sequence GTGCCTGGGGTTCTAACGATCCAGAATGGTAGCACCCTGACAAGCACGGGCCAGGCGCGGCTGGGAATTGCGGCTGGAGGCACCGGCATCGTCACGGTGACAGGACCGGGATCGCATTGGAACGCGCTCGGACCTCTTGTACTCGGCTTTCAAGGCGCTGGCACGCTCAACATTCAGAACGGCGGACAAGTCGACGCGGGAACCACGACCCTAGGTAGCTTGGGCACATCTTCCGGCACGCTCAACATCACTGGCGGCGGCACGCTGCAGGCTCAAACCTTGCGGGGCGGCGCCGGCGCAAGCCAGGCCAATTTCGACAATGGTATTCTGCGCGCTACCGCCGCTAACGCGACCTTCATCAACGGATTTTCCGGCAGCGAGCTCAATCTACACGCCGGCGGGCTGACACTCGATACCAACGGCTTCACCGTAGGCACCGACGCGGCGTCCGGCTTCACCGGCGTGGGCGGCCTGACCGTCACCGGTGGCGGTGTCTTCAGCCTACTGGCGAACAGCATCTATAGCGGCGAGACGCAGATCGACTTCGGCAGCAGCCTCGCCCTTTCCGGCGCCGGCGCCATCGCCAATTCCAGCCGGGTTGTCGCGGATGGCGCTCTTGACGTTTCGGGGGCAGCGGCCCCGACCATCCAGAGCCTGGCCGGCAGCGGCCTCGTGCAGCTCGGCGCGCAAACCCTGACGATCGCCAATGCCAACGACACGTTCGCGGGTGTCATCGCCGGCACGGGCGGGCTGACGGTCGCCAGCGGCAGACAGACGCTTTCGGGCGTCAACACCTATACTGGCGCCACGACGGTGAGCGGCGGCCGGCTCGCCGTCAATGGCTCGATCACCAGCCCGGTCACGACATTGGGGGCTGGTATTCTCGGCGGCACCGGCACGATCTTCGGCGATGTGACCAATGCCGGCGTGGTGGCGCCGGGCAATTCTATCGGAACGCTGACGATCTCGGGCAACTATATCGGCAGCGGCGGCACTCTGGAGATCGAGAGCGTGCTCGGCGAGGATACATCCGCGACCGACCGCCTCGTCGTCACCGGCAACACATCAGGCACCACCGATGTCAAGGTGATCAACCTCGGAGGCGGTGGCGCGCAAACCGTCGAAGGCATCAAAATCGTCGATGTCGCCGGTACGTCGGCCGGCACCTTCTCGCTGCTCGGCGACTATGTGTTCGAAGGCGACCAGGCCGTGGTCGGCGGGGCTTATGCCTATCGACTTTACCAAGGGGGTCTCAGCACGCCTGCCGATGGCGACTGGTATTTGCGCTCAGCCGTTCTCGATCCTGCCGGCACCGCGACCGGGCTATTATATGCGCCTGCCGTGCCGCTCTACGAGGCCTATGCCGGCGTGCTGCAGAGCCTCAACGAGTTCGGGACGCTGCGCCAGCGCACCGGCGGGCGCGAGGTGGACGATGGTCAATCCGCTGCCGACGCCGGGAACGATGAGGTCAACGATCAGGGCAAGGCGATCTGGACCCGCATCGACGGGACGCATTCGCATTTCGAGCCGGAAACCTCGACGACGGGCACCGAATATGACGTCGACAGCTGGACGCTGCAGGCGGGCGTCGACGGAATGTTGCGCGGAAGCGGGGCGGGCGTGCTGATCGGCGGGCTCAGCTTTCACGTGGATACGGCCTCGGCAGACATCTCTTCGCGCTTCGGCACGGGCGACATCGACACCACAGGCTACGGCTTCGACGGCACCTTGACCTGGTACGGCAACAGCGGCTTCTACATCGATACGCAGGCTGGCGTGACCTGGTACAGCAGCGATCTCAAATCCTCGACGCTTCACACCACGCTTACCGACGACAACAACGGCTTCGGCTATGGGCTCAGCGTCGAAGCCGGCCAGAAGATCGCGCTGACGAACCGATGGTCGCTGACGCCGCAGGCGCAGTTTGCCTATTCCTCCGTGCGTTTCGATGACTTCACCGATGCCTATGGCACCGCTGCCTCGCTCGACGATGGCGACAGCCTGACCGGCCGTCTCGGCATCTCAGCCGATTATGACAGCGACTGGAAGGATGCCTCCGGAAAGATCAGTCGCTCGAAGCTCTACGGCATCGCCAATCTCTACTACGACTTCCTCGACGGCTCGGATGTCGATGTCTCGGGGACCAAGCTTATCAGTGAGAACCAGGCGCTCTGGGCCGGCCTTGGCATGGGCGGCTCGCTCAACTGGGCGGACGACCGATACGCGGCCTACGGCGAGGCCTTCGCCCGAACCAGCCTCAAGGACTTCGGCGACAGCAACGCCTTCGGCGCCAAGGTCGGGTTCAGCGTGAAGTGGTAG
- a CDS encoding phosphotriesterase family protein, which yields MKQLRTTLGPKSKSELGMILPHEHVFVDLRTPDQPGYAEAVTDDVVRLMAPEIERIKKLGVTALVECSTGGVGRRADIDLAVSLATDFPIVVPTGNYREPWIPEWVRHASEKELEAWMLRELTEQIDETGFQAGWIKLSAGDDGMTALETKILRAAARAAAQTDAVIGSHTIRGRVVMDQLDVIEAEGYRADRFISIHTQEEKDFAYNVAVAERGAWIEYDHVGRAGDNEVAELVTKALEAGCGDRLLLSHDRGWFDPALPMGGTPKPYTHLSTVLLPELKRRGIDDGTLVRLTHDNPFEAFAR from the coding sequence TTGAAACAACTGCGCACGACGCTCGGGCCTAAGAGCAAATCCGAACTTGGGATGATCCTCCCGCACGAGCACGTCTTCGTCGACCTCAGGACGCCGGACCAGCCCGGTTATGCCGAAGCAGTGACCGACGACGTCGTTCGGCTGATGGCCCCCGAGATCGAGCGGATCAAGAAGCTCGGGGTGACGGCATTGGTCGAATGCTCGACAGGCGGCGTCGGACGCCGTGCAGATATCGATCTTGCGGTGTCACTTGCGACGGATTTTCCGATCGTCGTGCCCACCGGCAATTACCGTGAGCCCTGGATTCCCGAATGGGTCCGCCATGCTTCCGAGAAGGAGCTGGAGGCATGGATGCTCCGGGAGCTGACCGAGCAGATCGACGAGACCGGGTTCCAGGCAGGCTGGATCAAGCTCAGCGCCGGCGATGACGGGATGACGGCGCTCGAGACGAAAATCCTGCGGGCAGCCGCGCGCGCGGCGGCGCAGACCGACGCCGTCATCGGCAGCCATACGATCAGGGGACGGGTCGTGATGGACCAGCTCGATGTCATCGAGGCGGAGGGCTACAGGGCCGACAGGTTTATCTCGATCCATACGCAGGAGGAAAAGGACTTCGCCTATAATGTCGCCGTCGCCGAGCGAGGCGCCTGGATCGAGTATGATCATGTCGGCCGGGCCGGGGACAACGAGGTGGCGGAGCTGGTGACCAAGGCGCTGGAGGCGGGCTGCGGTGATCGCCTGTTGTTGAGCCATGACCGCGGCTGGTTCGATCCGGCGCTGCCGATGGGCGGGACGCCCAAACCGTATACGCATCTTTCCACGGTCTTGCTGCCAGAGCTGAAACGGCGGGGCATAGACGACGGCACACTGGTGCGCCTGACCCACGACAATCCGTTCGAGGCTTTCGCCCGATAG
- a CDS encoding sensor histidine kinase — MRVNFSAAGAIKGLQVLKVGLTSHITFVLVTLTCAAAALLCGFAWLAAVKVDDLSLRRQADFVRQGLEEQIVALPREQESVTKWDDAFLYAKQRNHEWLLDNVGQWTSRYFGHDRTYIFDDTNRLMFAFRDGADAMPPRLGDDDGREVTALAGEMRAVLVEPAAKPGAEALGQLAAVRTIMIGNRPAIASARPILPSSARMQIEAGQEFIAISVKFIDGKAAESIAHHALLEGLHFAPSKGEDERAQVPVSSHDGGTIGYFVWPPILPGFMLLRQIAPAGLGCLALLIAVVSWLGRGLHRTSLTLLDSQAQLTHHRNHLEEMVADRTAEIERQREELDRLLVHERQVNALQRQFVAMASHEFRTPLAIIDAAAQRLCRSTTNVSGDYVHEKAGVIRSAVVRMVDLMESILASGRLETGQITLKRSQGDLKALLVTCCDRQRHLSRTHVFHLDLEPIPDVLTFDRSAMEQVFTNLISNAVKYSPNAPDIHVRARADEKTVEIAISDSGIGMDAEDLPKLFQPYYRARSATGIAGTGIGLNVVKQVVELHGGTVEVTSELGKGTTFTLLLPIEFLLSDQHVAA, encoded by the coding sequence TTGCGTGTCAATTTCTCGGCAGCGGGCGCCATCAAAGGGTTGCAGGTATTGAAGGTCGGGCTCACATCCCACATTACATTCGTCTTGGTGACGCTCACCTGCGCGGCGGCCGCATTGCTGTGCGGATTTGCGTGGCTCGCCGCGGTGAAGGTCGATGATCTCTCCCTGCGCCGGCAGGCTGACTTCGTCCGCCAAGGACTGGAAGAACAGATCGTGGCACTTCCCCGGGAGCAGGAAAGCGTCACCAAATGGGACGATGCCTTCCTTTATGCCAAGCAGCGGAACCATGAATGGCTGCTCGACAATGTCGGCCAATGGACGAGCCGGTATTTCGGGCACGACAGGACCTATATCTTCGACGATACCAATCGCCTGATGTTTGCGTTCCGCGACGGCGCGGATGCCATGCCGCCGCGGCTCGGTGACGACGACGGCCGAGAAGTGACCGCTCTCGCCGGTGAGATGCGCGCCGTTCTCGTCGAGCCGGCTGCAAAACCCGGCGCCGAAGCGCTCGGACAACTGGCCGCGGTTCGGACGATCATGATCGGCAACAGACCGGCGATAGCAAGCGCGCGTCCCATTCTGCCGAGCTCGGCCCGGATGCAGATCGAGGCGGGCCAGGAATTCATCGCCATCTCGGTCAAGTTCATCGATGGAAAGGCCGCTGAAAGTATCGCGCATCATGCGCTGCTCGAAGGCTTGCATTTCGCGCCTTCGAAAGGTGAGGACGAGCGGGCGCAAGTGCCTGTATCGTCCCATGACGGCGGCACGATCGGCTATTTCGTGTGGCCGCCTATCCTGCCCGGATTCATGCTGCTTCGGCAGATCGCGCCGGCGGGGCTCGGCTGCCTGGCGCTGCTGATCGCTGTCGTGTCCTGGCTCGGACGAGGTCTGCATCGGACCTCGCTGACCCTGCTGGACAGCCAGGCGCAGCTCACCCATCACCGCAACCATCTGGAAGAGATGGTGGCCGATCGAACGGCCGAGATCGAAAGGCAGAGAGAGGAACTGGACCGCCTGCTGGTGCACGAACGCCAGGTGAATGCGCTCCAGCGCCAGTTCGTCGCCATGGCTTCGCACGAGTTTCGCACGCCGCTCGCCATCATCGACGCCGCTGCCCAGCGGCTCTGCCGCTCGACGACCAACGTCAGCGGCGATTACGTTCACGAAAAAGCCGGCGTGATCCGAAGCGCTGTCGTGCGCATGGTCGACCTGATGGAGAGCATCCTCGCCAGCGGCCGGCTCGAAACCGGACAGATCACACTGAAGCGCAGCCAAGGCGATCTGAAAGCCCTGCTCGTCACCTGCTGCGACAGGCAGCGCCATCTCAGCCGCACGCATGTGTTCCATCTCGATCTTGAGCCCATACCGGATGTATTGACGTTCGACCGCAGTGCGATGGAACAGGTCTTCACCAATCTGATTTCGAACGCCGTCAAATATTCGCCCAACGCGCCCGACATTCATGTTCGCGCCCGGGCCGACGAGAAGACGGTGGAGATCGCCATCTCCGACAGCGGCATCGGCATGGATGCGGAGGATCTGCCGAAGCTGTTCCAGCCCTATTATCGCGCCCGCAGCGCGACGGGTATTGCCGGAACCGGCATCGGCCTCAACGTCGTCAAGCAGGTCGTCGAACTGCATGGCGGCACCGTCGAAGTGACGAGCGAGCTCGGCAAAGGCACAACATTCACCCTGCTTCTGCCAATAGAATTTCTATTGTCGGATCAACACGTCGCAGCTTAA
- a CDS encoding response regulator — MVTVLCVEDEVEIRNLLVEELSEAGYKTLEASNGAEGLEMILSKWPDIVISDISMPVMDGHQLLAEIQINHPELSNIPFILLTALTDRENTLAGLRGGAADYLTKPLDFDLLLAKLEGCVTRLANDKAVHRSF; from the coding sequence ATGGTTACAGTCCTGTGCGTAGAAGACGAAGTCGAGATCCGGAACCTCCTCGTCGAAGAATTGAGCGAAGCCGGCTACAAGACACTCGAGGCCTCGAACGGCGCCGAGGGACTGGAAATGATCCTGTCGAAATGGCCCGATATCGTCATCAGCGACATTTCGATGCCGGTCATGGACGGGCACCAGCTTCTGGCAGAAATTCAGATCAACCACCCGGAGCTCTCCAATATTCCCTTCATCCTGCTGACGGCACTGACCGACCGGGAAAACACGCTAGCCGGCCTGCGCGGCGGAGCGGCGGACTATCTGACGAAGCCGCTCGACTTCGATCTGCTGCTCGCCAAGCTCGAAGGCTGCGTGACGCGCCTTGCCAACGACAAGGCGGTTCACCGGTCGTTCTGA
- a CDS encoding PLP-dependent aminotransferase family protein, with the protein MMQETIQMNEGRTRVEMVAATIRQRIAGRSLTPGAKLPSVRGLAATLKLSTSTVVDAYERLAAEGAILARPGSGFYVANQAAPFALAEAGPKLDRAVDPFWISRQSLEAGAADLKPGCGWLPPSWLPGDGMRRGLRTLARADGPALADYGSPLGLPQLRQLISRRMGERGIEASPDQIMLADSGTQAIDLLCRFLLEPGDTVLVDDPCYFNFHALLRAHRAKIVSVPYTASGPDIELFAQVVADERPRLYITNSAIHNPTGATLSPVTAHRVLKLADQFDLTIIEDDIFADFEHTPAPRLAAFDGLERVIHIGSFSKTLSASARCGFVVAKPEWIDGLTDLKIATSFGGGRLTAELVLNVLSDGSYRKHMETLRHRLSRAMSEVSARLKNLGITPWLEPQAGMFLWCRLPDGIDAADVARAALEKRIVLAPGNAFSLSQSATNFMRFNVSQTLDPCVFAVLGDILARRG; encoded by the coding sequence ATGATGCAGGAAACAATACAGATGAACGAGGGACGCACGCGCGTGGAGATGGTCGCCGCGACGATAAGGCAGCGTATCGCCGGGCGCAGCCTGACGCCGGGCGCAAAGCTACCATCTGTGCGGGGGCTGGCCGCGACGTTGAAGCTCTCGACTTCGACCGTTGTCGACGCCTATGAGCGGTTGGCCGCGGAAGGCGCGATCCTGGCAAGACCAGGCTCGGGATTCTACGTCGCCAACCAGGCAGCGCCCTTTGCGCTTGCCGAGGCTGGGCCGAAGCTCGACCGCGCGGTCGATCCGTTCTGGATATCGCGGCAATCGCTGGAGGCCGGCGCAGCCGACCTGAAGCCCGGCTGCGGCTGGCTGCCGCCCTCCTGGTTGCCAGGAGACGGTATGCGCCGCGGGCTCAGAACACTTGCCCGCGCTGACGGGCCGGCGCTCGCCGATTACGGCTCGCCGCTCGGCTTGCCGCAACTGCGCCAGCTGATTTCCCGCCGCATGGGTGAACGCGGGATCGAAGCGTCCCCGGATCAAATCATGCTGGCCGATTCTGGCACGCAGGCCATCGATCTGCTCTGCCGTTTCCTGCTGGAACCCGGCGACACGGTGCTGGTCGACGATCCTTGCTATTTCAATTTCCATGCGCTGCTACGCGCCCATCGGGCAAAGATCGTCAGCGTGCCCTACACCGCGTCCGGTCCCGATATCGAACTGTTTGCGCAAGTCGTCGCCGATGAGCGTCCGCGGCTCTACATCACCAACTCCGCCATCCACAATCCGACCGGCGCAACACTGTCTCCCGTTACGGCTCACCGGGTTCTAAAACTCGCCGACCAGTTCGACCTGACCATCATCGAGGACGATATCTTCGCCGACTTCGAGCACACGCCGGCGCCCCGCCTTGCGGCTTTCGACGGGCTCGAGCGGGTCATTCACATCGGCAGCTTCTCGAAAACCCTGTCTGCCTCGGCCCGCTGCGGTTTCGTCGTGGCGAAACCGGAATGGATCGACGGCCTGACAGACCTCAAGATCGCCACCTCCTTCGGCGGCGGCCGGCTGACGGCGGAACTGGTGTTGAACGTCTTGAGCGACGGCAGCTATCGCAAACACATGGAAACGCTGAGACACCGGCTCTCCCGGGCGATGAGCGAGGTCTCGGCCAGACTGAAGAATCTCGGCATAACGCCCTGGCTGGAGCCTCAGGCTGGAATGTTCCTCTGGTGCCGGCTGCCTGATGGCATCGATGCAGCTGATGTGGCGCGGGCCGCACTCGAAAAGAGGATCGTTCTGGCTCCCGGAAACGCATTCAGCCTGTCGCAATCGGCAACGAATTTCATGCGCTTCAACGTGTCTCAGACGCTCGATCCGTGCGTATTCGCGGTGCTGGGCGACATCTTGGCTAGAAGAGGATGA
- a CDS encoding DMT family transporter: MDRMASGWINGFIGVVIFSGSLPATRVAVMQFDPVFLTVARAAIAGFLALGLLIAFREKRPSRGDILSLAVVALGVVVGFPLLTALALQHVTSAHSIVFIGLLPLATAIFGVVRGGERPKPAFWLFSVLGSALVAGFALMQGLTASPVGDLLMLAAVVVCGLGYAEGGRLSRTLGGWQVISWALVLSLPLTVAVALFHRPVTFTGIETPALLGLAYVSLFSMLIGFIFWYRGLSQGGIAAVGQLQLLQPFFGLALAATLLHEPVTWAMLAVTVAVILCVAGARRFAR, encoded by the coding sequence ATGGACCGCATGGCATCGGGATGGATCAATGGTTTTATCGGGGTGGTGATCTTCAGCGGATCGCTGCCGGCCACCCGCGTGGCGGTGATGCAGTTCGATCCCGTCTTCCTCACCGTGGCGCGCGCGGCGATCGCCGGCTTTCTCGCCCTCGGCCTGCTGATTGCTTTCAGAGAGAAGCGGCCGAGCCGAGGTGATATTCTCTCCCTGGCCGTCGTGGCGCTGGGCGTCGTTGTCGGCTTCCCGCTGCTAACGGCGCTGGCGCTGCAGCATGTCACGTCAGCCCATTCGATCGTCTTCATCGGCCTGCTGCCGCTCGCAACGGCAATCTTCGGCGTGGTCCGTGGCGGAGAACGGCCGAAGCCGGCATTCTGGCTCTTTTCCGTTCTCGGCAGCGCGCTGGTGGCGGGGTTCGCATTGATGCAAGGGCTGACGGCCTCGCCGGTCGGCGATCTCCTGATGCTGGCGGCAGTCGTCGTTTGCGGCCTCGGCTATGCCGAAGGCGGCAGGCTTTCACGCACGCTCGGCGGATGGCAGGTGATTTCCTGGGCGCTCGTGTTGTCGCTGCCACTGACGGTCGCAGTCGCGCTTTTCCATCGGCCGGTAACCTTCACCGGCATCGAAACGCCGGCGCTGCTCGGTCTTGCCTATGTCTCACTGTTTTCCATGCTGATCGGCTTCATCTTCTGGTATCGCGGCCTGTCGCAGGGCGGCATCGCCGCCGTCGGCCAACTGCAGCTGCTCCAGCCGTTCTTCGGCCTGGCGCTTGCTGCCACCCTGCTGCACGAGCCCGTGACCTGGGCCATGCTCGCCGTCACGGTCGCTGTCATCCTCTGCGTCGCCGGCGCCCGCAGGTTTGCGCGGTAG
- a CDS encoding 3'-5' exonuclease, producing MKTAIIFDCEFLCLEGSQRRFWCAAHDPDPVIAQIGAVKLGLEGEFQILDTYKSYVRPIDRFGERYPLDPYFTNLTGITEEDIDAHGVALEDALSGVDSFSGGARFWSWGKDELNMLAISCYVAGIQPSIPARRFDNAVKLLVAAGMPIEDLAKTPSNKLADYYGVDHPPLQAHDGLDDALSISYTLQHLMKIGKLQPEVFDRT from the coding sequence ATGAAGACCGCGATCATATTCGACTGTGAATTTCTTTGCCTGGAAGGCTCGCAACGCAGATTTTGGTGCGCGGCCCACGATCCCGATCCTGTCATTGCGCAGATCGGAGCCGTCAAGCTTGGCCTGGAAGGCGAGTTTCAGATCCTCGATACCTACAAGTCCTATGTTCGGCCCATCGATCGCTTCGGCGAGAGGTATCCGCTCGATCCTTATTTCACCAATCTGACCGGCATCACCGAGGAGGATATCGACGCTCATGGCGTGGCGTTGGAGGATGCCCTTTCCGGCGTCGACAGCTTCTCGGGCGGCGCCCGGTTTTGGTCCTGGGGCAAGGACGAGCTGAACATGTTGGCCATCAGCTGCTATGTCGCCGGCATTCAGCCTTCCATCCCGGCCCGCCGCTTCGACAACGCCGTCAAGCTGCTCGTCGCTGCGGGGATGCCGATCGAGGATTTGGCAAAGACACCCAGCAACAAACTGGCCGACTACTACGGCGTCGACCATCCTCCATTGCAGGCGCATGATGGGCTCGATGACGCTCTGTCGATATCATACACGCTGCAGCATCTGATGAAGATCGGGAAATTGCAGCCCGAGGTTTTCGACCGAACCTGA
- a CDS encoding DMT family transporter: MAWALLSIAGILEIGFAFFMKSSMGFTRLIPALLTVATGLSSVFLLSISLRTLPVGTGYAVWTGIGAAGTAILGMAVLGDSVAPMRLFCIALILAGVIGLRLVSGS; the protein is encoded by the coding sequence ATGGCTTGGGCGCTCCTCAGCATCGCCGGCATTCTCGAAATCGGCTTCGCCTTCTTCATGAAATCATCCATGGGCTTTACCCGGTTAATCCCCGCTTTGCTGACCGTTGCCACTGGCCTGTCGAGCGTCTTCCTTCTGTCGATTTCGTTGCGCACCCTGCCTGTCGGCACCGGCTACGCAGTCTGGACCGGCATCGGCGCGGCCGGCACCGCGATCCTCGGAATGGCCGTGCTGGGCGACTCCGTCGCGCCGATGCGGCTCTTCTGCATCGCTCTCATCCTGGCCGGCGTGATCGGCCTTAGGCTGGTCTCGGGCAGCTGA